In the Euphorbia lathyris chromosome 5, ddEupLath1.1, whole genome shotgun sequence genome, one interval contains:
- the LOC136230220 gene encoding uncharacterized protein — MGKASRDKRDIYYRKAKEEGWRARSAFKLLQIDEEFNIFEGAKHVVDLCAAPGSWSQVLSRKLYLPAKLSQDSRAEQVDGLPLIVAIDLQPMAPIEGIIQVQGDITNARTAEVVIRHFDGCKADLVVCDGAPDVTGLHDMDEFVQSQLILAGLTIVTHILREGGKFIAKIFRGKDTSLLYCQLKLFFPVVTFAKPKSSRNSSIEAFAVCENYSPPEGFNPKDLHRLLEKVGSPSGIDDLDCSSGWLEGANKVYIPFLACGDLSGYDSDRSYPLPKVAEGSYQSLDPVQPPIAPPYKRALEMKKASNHGILDS, encoded by the exons ATGGGAAAAGCTTCAAGGGATAAGAGA GATATATACTACAgaaaagcaaaagaagaagGTTGGCGCGCTCGAAGTGCCTTTAAGCTACTCCAGATAGATGAAGAATTCAACATATTTGAAG GGGCAAAGCATGTTGTGGATTTATGTGCTGCTCCTGGTAGCTGGAGTCAG GTTCTGAGCCGTAAATTATATCTACCAGCTAAACTTTCACAAGATTCAAG GGCTGAGCAAGTTGATGGTCTTCCTCTTATTGTGGCCATTGATTTACAACCCATGGCTCCTATTGAAGGTATTATCCAAGTACAAGGTGACATCACAAATGCTCGGACAGCTGAAGTA GTCATTAGACATTTTGATGGCTGCAAGGCTGACCTGGTTGTATGTGACGGGGCACCTGATG TTACTGGTCTTCATGATATGGATGAATTTGTTCAGTCCCAGCTTATACTAGCG GGTTTGACTATTGTCACACATATACTTAGAGAAGGTGGGAAATTTATTGCAAAGATATTTCGTGGAAAAGATACTAGTCTCCTCTACTGCCAG CTGAAACTATTTTTCCCTGTTGTCACTTTTGCAAAACCAAAAAGTAGCCGCAACTCCAGCATAG AGGCATTCGCTGTTTGTGAGAATTATTCTCCTCCCGAGGGATTTAATCCAAAAGACCTGCATCGCCTCCTGGAAAAGGTGGGAAGCCCGTCAGGCATTGATGACCTAG ATTGCAGCAGTGGGTGGTTAGAAGGAGCGAATAAGGTGTATATCCCATTTCTGGCTTGTGGGGACCTTAGTGGGTACGACTCAGACCGATCATATCCCCTACCGAAAGTTGCAGAGGGAAGTTATCAAAGCTTGGATCCTGTACAACCTCCTATTGCTCCTCCATATAAGAGAGCTCTTGAGATGAAGAAAGCATCTAATCATGGTATCTTGGATTCTTGA